A window of Sphingobium herbicidovorans contains these coding sequences:
- a CDS encoding uracil-DNA glycosylase family protein, translating to MQEDMAAAASAYLAWWDMAGVDCATGEQPVNWLRSAVASAPPPALPPAPSAKPATLDAFKAWLADDPAQPERRWPGAPILPQGEAKSRLMVITDMPDPADMEAGSLLADRAGRLFDAMLSAIGLSRGNIYMASLFSSRPPGGMVEAADLNTAADRMRTHISLAMPDRLLIMGDRTIRAFLPVQDSAGMDSLHFFNYDGGIVPALATFHPRLLLGQPAAKAESWRTLQRLVEEMHK from the coding sequence ATGCAGGAAGACATGGCGGCCGCCGCCAGCGCCTATCTGGCCTGGTGGGATATGGCGGGCGTCGATTGCGCAACCGGCGAGCAGCCGGTTAACTGGCTGCGGTCGGCTGTCGCCAGCGCTCCGCCTCCGGCATTGCCTCCCGCCCCATCGGCAAAGCCAGCCACGCTCGACGCGTTCAAGGCCTGGCTCGCCGATGATCCGGCGCAACCCGAACGCCGCTGGCCCGGCGCGCCTATCCTGCCGCAAGGGGAAGCCAAATCCCGGCTGATGGTCATCACCGACATGCCGGACCCAGCGGATATGGAAGCGGGTTCATTGCTGGCCGACCGCGCAGGGCGGCTGTTCGACGCCATGCTTTCCGCCATCGGGCTTTCGCGCGGCAATATCTACATGGCGTCGCTCTTTTCCTCCCGGCCACCCGGCGGCATGGTGGAAGCCGCCGATCTCAATACAGCGGCCGATCGCATGCGTACCCACATATCGCTGGCCATGCCCGACAGGCTGTTGATCATGGGCGACCGAACGATCCGCGCCTTCCTTCCTGTACAAGACAGCGCCGGGATGGATAGTTTACACTTTTTTAACTATGATGGCGGCATTGTGCCTGCCCTTGCCACTTTCCATCCACGGCTGCTGCTGGGGCAACCGGCAGCGAAGGCGGAAAGCTGGCGGACATTGCAACGCCTGGTCGAGGAAATGCATAAGTGA
- a CDS encoding electron transfer flavoprotein-ubiquinone oxidoreductase produces the protein MSERESMPYDIVIVGGGPAGLSAAIRLKQLANDTGQELAVCVLEKGSEIGAHILSGAVIDPKALDELLPDWRDMGCSLADVPVRDNQHWMLTKRGKLPVPHIATPRWMHNKGTYTGSLGNLCRWLAEQAEGLGVEIFPGFAAAEILYHDDGSVKGVATGDMGIDREGNRKGDYQPGLELHAKYTFFAEGARGHLTKILKRQFELDRDCEPQVYGLGMKELWDIDPAKHKPGLVIHTQGWPLSDAYGGGFLYHQANGQVALGFVVGLGYRNPHLYPFEEFQRWKQHPAIREYLEGGRRVSYGARAINEGGWQSVPKLVFPGGALIGCSAGFVNVPRIKGTHTAMKSGMLAAEAAFEAIQNERARDVLDDYEARLRSSWVADELKLVKNAEPLLAKFGNTIGTLLAGIDMWMRTLKIGLPFTMKHKPDNEKLWRKDVAHKIDYPKPDGVISFDRLSSVFLSNTNHEEDQPVHLQLKDPSIPISYNLPLYDEPAQRYCPAGVYEVVGQDEGNPRFQINAQNCVHCKTCDIKDPTQNINWVVPEGGGGPNYPNM, from the coding sequence ATGAGCGAACGGGAATCGATGCCCTATGACATCGTCATCGTCGGCGGGGGACCGGCGGGGCTGTCCGCGGCGATCAGGTTGAAGCAGCTGGCCAATGACACGGGTCAGGAACTGGCCGTGTGCGTGCTGGAAAAGGGTTCGGAAATCGGCGCCCATATCCTGTCGGGCGCGGTGATCGATCCCAAGGCGCTCGATGAGTTGCTGCCCGATTGGCGCGACATGGGCTGTTCGCTGGCCGATGTGCCGGTGCGCGATAATCAGCACTGGATGCTGACCAAGCGGGGCAAGTTGCCTGTGCCGCATATTGCGACGCCGCGCTGGATGCACAACAAGGGCACCTATACCGGATCGCTGGGCAACCTTTGCCGCTGGCTCGCCGAGCAGGCTGAAGGGCTGGGCGTTGAAATCTTTCCGGGCTTCGCCGCCGCGGAAATCCTATACCATGATGACGGGTCGGTGAAGGGCGTCGCGACCGGCGACATGGGCATTGACCGTGAAGGCAATCGCAAGGGCGACTATCAGCCGGGCCTTGAGCTGCACGCGAAATATACCTTCTTCGCCGAAGGCGCCCGCGGCCACCTGACCAAGATTTTGAAGCGCCAGTTCGAGCTGGACCGCGATTGCGAACCGCAGGTCTACGGCCTTGGCATGAAGGAATTGTGGGATATCGATCCCGCCAAGCACAAGCCGGGGCTGGTCATCCACACCCAGGGCTGGCCGCTGTCGGATGCCTATGGCGGCGGTTTCCTCTATCATCAGGCCAATGGTCAGGTGGCGTTGGGCTTTGTCGTGGGCCTTGGCTACCGTAACCCGCATCTCTATCCGTTCGAGGAATTCCAGCGCTGGAAACAGCATCCCGCAATCCGCGAATATCTGGAGGGTGGTCGCCGCGTTTCCTATGGCGCGCGGGCGATCAATGAAGGGGGCTGGCAGTCGGTGCCCAAGCTGGTGTTCCCGGGCGGCGCGCTGATCGGTTGTTCCGCCGGGTTCGTCAACGTGCCGCGTATCAAGGGCACGCATACCGCCATGAAGTCGGGCATGCTGGCCGCCGAGGCAGCTTTTGAAGCGATCCAGAACGAACGTGCCCGCGATGTGCTGGATGATTACGAAGCCCGCCTTCGTTCCAGCTGGGTTGCCGACGAACTGAAGCTGGTCAAGAACGCCGAGCCGCTGCTGGCCAAGTTCGGCAACACGATCGGCACCTTGTTGGCGGGCATCGACATGTGGATGCGCACGCTGAAGATCGGGCTTCCCTTCACGATGAAGCACAAGCCGGATAACGAAAAGCTGTGGCGCAAGGACGTCGCGCACAAGATCGACTATCCCAAGCCGGATGGCGTCATCAGCTTCGACAGGCTGTCGTCGGTGTTTCTGTCGAACACCAACCATGAGGAGGATCAGCCGGTTCACCTTCAGCTGAAGGATCCGTCGATCCCCATCAGCTACAACCTGCCCCTTTATGACGAACCTGCGCAGCGCTATTGTCCGGCAGGTGTTTATGAAGTGGTCGGGCAAGACGAGGGCAATCCGCGCTTCCAGATCAATGCGCAAAATTGCGTCCACTGCAAGACGTGCGACATCAAGGATCCGACGCAGAACATCAACTGGGTCGTGCCCGAAGGCGGTGGAGGCCCCAACTATCCCAATATGTAG
- a CDS encoding tetratricopeptide repeat protein, producing MLPTLAAFPAAASVDRTSALHAYARGRLADSDGAPVKALRNYRDALASDPARIEVARRAYLQGIISGDMALAMRSAKLLDSSGVLPRDGTLLFLCDAMARRDWDEARQAADRMAGEGNFGFLARIVRSWIAVGEGKVAPPEIDPGDRYASLARRYIDEHVALQALGRGEMAEAEPAINRALALRTVDLAELRLTFAAQLAGRGAKAQALALLPQGQAAYARARADVARGRKGGAASRALTPAQGFGRLLARLAADISSDESTRMLGIRLARIASFANPGRADNALALAQLLTEAGYADHAATEARKVASDGWFGSLGRAALVDALAASGDMDGALTLARALASAEGADTDRLVRLGQLQAQAKDFNGAAEAFRSAEQRYPADVVPWTLLLFQGSALEQAGRWDEARVVLERAAKRAPEEPVVLNYLGYAQVERRQNVAAALELLKKANSLKPEDASITDSLGWAQFVTGDVESAVPVLERAAQGAPTDATINEHLGDALWAAGRRYEARYAWRAASVFAEGEAAVRLNGKVKEGMKPEYAAP from the coding sequence ATGCTACCGACGCTGGCGGCATTTCCCGCCGCCGCGTCGGTCGATCGGACGAGCGCACTACATGCCTATGCGCGAGGAAGGCTGGCCGACAGCGACGGCGCGCCGGTGAAAGCGCTGCGCAATTATCGTGATGCGCTCGCCAGCGACCCGGCGCGCATTGAGGTGGCGCGTCGCGCCTACCTCCAGGGTATCATCAGCGGCGACATGGCGCTGGCTATGCGATCGGCAAAGCTGCTCGACAGCAGTGGCGTGCTTCCTCGCGACGGGACGCTGCTGTTCCTTTGCGATGCGATGGCGCGCAGGGATTGGGACGAGGCGCGGCAGGCCGCAGACCGCATGGCGGGCGAAGGGAATTTCGGCTTCCTCGCCCGGATCGTCCGTAGCTGGATAGCGGTGGGCGAGGGCAAGGTTGCGCCGCCGGAAATAGATCCAGGGGATCGCTATGCCTCCCTCGCGCGGCGCTATATCGACGAGCATGTCGCGCTTCAGGCGTTGGGCCGGGGTGAGATGGCGGAGGCTGAACCGGCGATCAACCGCGCGCTCGCGCTGCGGACTGTGGACCTGGCGGAACTCCGGCTCACCTTCGCCGCTCAGCTGGCAGGGCGCGGCGCCAAGGCGCAGGCCCTGGCGCTGCTTCCCCAGGGTCAGGCCGCCTATGCGCGCGCCCGTGCCGATGTAGCGCGCGGCCGGAAAGGCGGGGCGGCGAGCAGGGCGTTGACGCCTGCCCAGGGCTTTGGGCGGCTGCTGGCACGGTTGGCGGCGGATATATCCTCTGATGAGAGCACGCGCATGCTGGGGATCAGGCTGGCGCGGATCGCGAGCTTCGCCAATCCCGGAAGGGCTGATAACGCGCTGGCTTTGGCGCAATTGCTGACGGAGGCAGGCTATGCCGATCATGCTGCGACAGAAGCGCGCAAAGTCGCTTCCGATGGCTGGTTCGGGTCGCTGGGGCGGGCGGCTCTCGTCGATGCCCTGGCGGCGTCAGGCGACATGGATGGAGCGCTCACGCTCGCCCGTGCGCTGGCCAGTGCAGAAGGGGCGGACACCGACAGGCTTGTCCGCTTGGGCCAGTTGCAGGCGCAGGCCAAGGATTTCAACGGCGCGGCGGAGGCTTTTCGAAGCGCGGAGCAGCGCTACCCGGCTGATGTGGTCCCTTGGACCCTGCTGCTGTTTCAGGGCAGCGCCCTTGAGCAGGCGGGACGTTGGGATGAAGCGCGCGTGGTGCTTGAGCGGGCAGCCAAACGCGCGCCGGAGGAGCCGGTGGTGCTCAACTATCTCGGTTATGCTCAGGTGGAACGGCGACAGAATGTCGCCGCCGCGCTGGAACTGCTGAAGAAGGCCAACAGCCTGAAACCCGAAGATGCCTCGATCACGGACTCGCTGGGTTGGGCACAGTTTGTGACGGGCGATGTGGAATCCGCTGTGCCGGTGCTGGAGCGGGCCGCCCAAGGCGCGCCGACAGATGCGACGATC